The Chitinivorax sp. B DNA segment GCAAAGCGCCTTTGGCAAAGCGGCACAAGGCAGTATCAGGATTTTCGTCCGCCATGCTCAATGTTCGCCGTGTGGGTCACCATACAGCTTGTCGTAATGGTAGGTCTCATGCCGGTCAATGCGTTCGTCGTAACATACCAGCTCCACGGTGTTCCCTTCCGGATCAATCAGGAAGATCGAGCGCCAGCCAATCCAGGTATGCACAGCAATGTTGTGAGGGATCTGCTTCTGTTCCACAAACGCCTTCATCGCCTCGTAATCCGACACAGTGATGGTAAGCGCAATATGGTGTAGTGTTGATTGCTTGGCATCCCAACCAGGCCAGGGCTTGTCATCAAAATTGGAATGCTTGCGACGATTGAACAGTGTCAGCGTTTGTACTTGCCCCGCGACCCCGTCCGCAATCTTCATGAAAGCGACTTCGTCATCGAAGCGCCGCAACAGCTGCAGGCCGATGGTCTCGGTATAGAACTTCAGCATGGTGTCCATATCCGCCACACGCAGCACGACTTCACCAATACCCAAAACCTTGAACGGCCCCTTCTTAGGTACCTGCAATGAATCCATTGTGTTGTCCTGTTCAAATATCTTCAGCCAACCGGAACCCTATGGCGTACAGACTGCTGGGATAGGCACCATGCCGGCGCTGGCAACGTGCCAGATCCGAGAAACGGTTGAATGCGCCCCCTCGGGCAATCCGGTATGCGCCCAGTTTCAGGTAAAGGTCATCCATGACAACCTGCCCACCCGGATACGGGCGATAGGTATCACTGACATATTCCTCGACATTACCAGCCAAATCAGCCACGCCCGCCGGTGTATTCCCCAACGGGAAGGCACCAACCGGTGAGGTACTGAGCAGGCCAGCCTCCATGGTATTGGCGGCATCTGCGGTGAAGCGATCGCCCCATGGGAACGACCGGCCGGTAGCGCCCGCCGCCACATATTCCCATTCAAACTCGGTCGGCAGCCGGAACGCTCGGCCGGTTTTGCGACTGAGCCAGGCAGCATAGGCTTCAGCAGCCTCGGCAGTGATGGTATAGACCGGCGAATTGAGCGCATGCGCAGGTGGTTTGCCATAGGGCCAGCTGGATGGAATCGCTGGGAAATGGGTATCGCTCAGAAATGCCATGAATTCACCATTGGTGACCGGATATTTGCCGATGGCAAACTCACCGATATCAACAGCGAACCTTGGGCATTCTTTTTCAATCCACAAACGTTTGACGCCAAATTGAACATAGCGCTCAAACAACGCATCGACCGTCGATAGATCGGTGCCAATCACGCCACGCCCCCCCTGGACCTTCACCATGGTCGGCTCAAGCGGATTCAGCCGTGGATCGCCTATCAGGCTCAACATCCAGCCCGCCGCAATACGCCGGGCTACCTCGGCCGTTGCATCTTCCACCAACAACGCCAAGTCATGGCTGCTGGCTGAACGGACGCTGTTCATCACGGCTGGCGTAATTGCCAGCGGCGGTGCGACAAAATGCTCGGGCAACCCCATTGCCGCCCGATCGGTAATCTCGTTGATTTCACCCACTACCCGGTCCGGCCACATGTTTGCTTGCATGTAAGGATCCTGTTTTCAAGAAAGCGAATGACATGCCTCGCCACACTGGGCAGCATGGTGGGTGCCATGACCGGCGTCACCAAGACGGATACTATGGTC contains these protein-coding regions:
- a CDS encoding SUMF1/EgtB/PvdO family nonheme iron enzyme, yielding MQANMWPDRVVGEINEITDRAAMGLPEHFVAPPLAITPAVMNSVRSASSHDLALLVEDATAEVARRIAAGWMLSLIGDPRLNPLEPTMVKVQGGRGVIGTDLSTVDALFERYVQFGVKRLWIEKECPRFAVDIGEFAIGKYPVTNGEFMAFLSDTHFPAIPSSWPYGKPPAHALNSPVYTITAEAAEAYAAWLSRKTGRAFRLPTEFEWEYVAAGATGRSFPWGDRFTADAANTMEAGLLSTSPVGAFPLGNTPAGVADLAGNVEEYVSDTYRPYPGGQVVMDDLYLKLGAYRIARGGAFNRFSDLARCQRRHGAYPSSLYAIGFRLAEDI
- a CDS encoding VOC family protein, translated to MDSLQVPKKGPFKVLGIGEVVLRVADMDTMLKFYTETIGLQLLRRFDDEVAFMKIADGVAGQVQTLTLFNRRKHSNFDDKPWPGWDAKQSTLHHIALTITVSDYEAMKAFVEQKQIPHNIAVHTWIGWRSIFLIDPEGNTVELVCYDERIDRHETYHYDKLYGDPHGEH